The DNA sequence TCCGGGGAATTCGGCGTTCAGCGCCTCGCCCTTTTCCGTGTCCCGGTCCACCACGGCGACGGTGGCGCCCTCGGCGACATAGGCTTTCAATATCGCAAGGCCGATATTGGCGACGCCGCCCGTCAGCAGGATTCGCTTGCCAAGAAGTCTTTCACTCATGTCCCATGCCTTCGGGTTGAAGTGGGGGCGGCCTGTCAGCCAGCCTTGCCTATGTTGTCGTGAATGGCGTCGTTGACGGTGCTTGCCGCTTCCATCTGCGGCATATGGCCGACGCCGGGGATGACGCGCAGTTCGGCGCTGGCGGGCAAGTCGGCTGCATTGGGCAGCGGAACGATGCCGTCCTGATCGCCCCAGATCAGCATGACCGGGCAGTCGAGCTTTGCCAGCGCCTCGCCGATCGACTGGCGTTGGCCATTGTCGTCCGCGATGGAGTCGGCGATGGCGGTGAGGGCTTCGCTCACGCCCTCCAGCCGTTTGAAGCGCAGCGTGCCTTCGACCATGTCGCTGGTGATCTTCGAGGGATCGGTGAACAGGCGGCCCAATACTTCCTGAAGCGGACGGCGGCGTTCGGCGGCGATGAAGTCGGTCAGGAAGTCGCGGTTAATGTCCTTGCCCAAGCCGACCGGCGCGATCAGCGTGAGCGAGGCGGTGTTGGCCGGATCAAGCGCGGCGACGGCTGCGGCGACCGCCCCGCCGAAGGAATGGCCGATAAGGTGGACGGGGCCGGGCGCGACCTGATCGATCGCGGCCTTCACCCGTGCGGCGATGCGGGCGGTGACGTCGCCGCCCTCTATCGGAGAGGAGGCGCCATGGCCCGGCAGGTCGATGGCGATGGCGCGGCCGCTTTCCGCCGCCGCTTCCTGATTGAAGAGCCAGGTGGTGAGGTCGCCGCCGAAGCCGTGCAGGAAGATGGCGGCGGGACCGTCGCCGCTTCCGGCTTCCAGCAGGTTGACCGTGCCGCCATCGGCCTCGATCGTGCGGGGGGCGCCGCCTGCCGCTTCGCCATCGTCGCCTGCGCCGAGCTTGCTGGCGTAGCTTTCGACGAAGGCGTCGATGTCCTGATCGGTCGCGGCGCTGTCCGCCAGCACGGCGGCGAGCGCGCCCACCGGGGCGGTGATCCCGGCGGGCAGGACGATGCGGCGCAGCGTGCCGCCCGCGGGCGATTCCACGACGTTGCTGACTTTCGTGGTCTCGATCTCGACGATTTCCTGGCCGCGCTCGATCACGTCACCTTCGGCCGCGAGCCATTGGGTGATCGTCCCTTCGGTCATGGTCATGCCCCAGCGGGGGACGGTGACGGCTTCTATCGATGGCATGATCTTATCTCCGGACGATGGCGGTGGCCGCCTTGACGATGGCGGCGGCGTCGGGGACGTAGGCGTCCTCCAGATTGGGGGCGTAGGGGACCGGGCTGTGGGGCGCGGTCACCATCTTGATGGGCGCCTTGAGCGCGTCGAAGGCTTTGTCCGCGATCAGGGCGGAGATGTCGGTGGCGATGCTGCACCGGGGATTCGATTCATCGACGATGACGACCCGGCCGATATCCTCCGCCATCTCCAGCAGCGTATCCTCGTCCAGCGGCGACGTGGTGCGTGGATCGACGATGCAGGCCGAAATGCCGTCGGCGGCGAGGGTGCGCGCCGCTTCCTCCGCAAAGCCCACCATGCGGCCGATCGCGACGATCAGCACAT is a window from the Sphingobium sp. Cam5-1 genome containing:
- a CDS encoding acetoin dehydrogenase dihydrolipoyllysine-residue acetyltransferase subunit, which produces MPSIEAVTVPRWGMTMTEGTITQWLAAEGDVIERGQEIVEIETTKVSNVVESPAGGTLRRIVLPAGITAPVGALAAVLADSAATDQDIDAFVESYASKLGAGDDGEAAGGAPRTIEADGGTVNLLEAGSGDGPAAIFLHGFGGDLTTWLFNQEAAAESGRAIAIDLPGHGASSPIEGGDVTARIAARVKAAIDQVAPGPVHLIGHSFGGAVAAAVAALDPANTASLTLIAPVGLGKDINRDFLTDFIAAERRRPLQEVLGRLFTDPSKITSDMVEGTLRFKRLEGVSEALTAIADSIADDNGQRQSIGEALAKLDCPVMLIWGDQDGIVPLPNAADLPASAELRVIPGVGHMPQMEAASTVNDAIHDNIGKAG